Below is a window of Corynebacterium kalinowskii DNA.
AGCACTCTCGCGGTGATGATTGTGACGTGGCACCGCTGGAAGCGTGCGCCACAATCGTCGCCGGTGACGGCTGTCTTTTTCACCCTGGCATCCACGGTGGGCTTCATCCTCATTGGCAATTTGCTCGGGATGGCGATGTTGTGGCTAGCGTTGACCCAGCTGATCTTCAGTGTGAATAGCCGGTGGGCATGGGGATACCTTTTCCTTCTATCCGCCTCGACCTTTGTGTTGCACGCCGTTGTGGGCGGAAATGTGATCCGCGGGGTGTGGGAAGCAACTGCGATGGCACTTCTCATGGCGTGTGGCCTCAATTTCGCATTGCTGCTCAAAGGTGCGGTGCAGTTAGACGAGGAACGAGCAAACGCATACGCCAAACTGCAGCACCAGCTGGAACAAAGCCAAGACTTGGCTATCAATGAAGAACGCGCGCGCATCGCGAGCACCTTGCATGATGGCCTTGGACATAAGCTCACTGCGGTGTGCATGAGCTTGGATTACGTAGCTAAGACGATGTCTACGCGCCCGGAGCGGGCTCTAGAGGAAACTCGTATCGCCCGCGATCTCACCTCCGAGGCCATCGATGACATGCGAAAAGTGGTACGCGCGATGAACCCAATCGCCATCGACAACAACCCGCTTACTACTATCCGCACGCTTGCGGACTCCTTTTCCACCACGAGTTTGAAGGTGAGCTTTGAATCTGACGTTGAGGCTCTCTCAGAAGAGCAGGCTCTCCTGGCGCTCCGGTTCGCACAGGAAGCACTAACGAATGTGGTGCGCCACTCCGATGCCACTGAGATCCACATGAGCCTGCGCTCGGGCTCCCCCATCGAGTTCCGAATCCGAGATAACGGCCATGTGGTTGGTGACATTTCGCCAGGGTTCGGTCTTCGATCGTTAAGAGACCGCGCCGCTGAGCTCGGTGCGTCGCTCGCCTTCGACACTTCGAGCGGCTTCACCCTATCGCTCACTTTGCCGCAGGTAGAGGTAGTGGCATGATTCGCATCGTTCTCGTAGACGACCATGAGCTCCTGCTCCGTGGCATGCAGCTCATGTTTGAAGAGGTGCCCGATATCGAGGTCGTCGGTGCCGCCCACAACGGTAACCAGGCTCTCGCCGTCATCAACTCGATTCAGCCTGATGTCGTGGTCACCGATGCTCGTATGCCCGAGCTTGACGGGCTCGGCCTGGTTCGCAGCTGCCGAGATCGCCACCCAGGGATCCAGTTGCTTGTTCTGACTACCTTCGAGGATGCCCGAGCCGTCTCGCAGCTTATCGACGCGGGTGCTTCCGGATACCTGTTGAAAGATGTCGAGCTCGACAAACTTGTGGAAGCCATCAAGGCAGTTGCTGACGGCGGTTTGGTGCTCGACCCTCGGGTCGCACGCTTCGCACGCCATGATGAGCTCTCCATTCTCACTCCTGCGGAATCTCGAGTGGCCAGACTGGTTGCGCTCGGAATGAACAATCGCGAGATCGCCGCTAAACTCTTCCTTGCTGAGGGAACTGTGAAGAATCACGTTTCTCAATTGTTGCGAAAATTCGACGTTTCGGATCGAACTCAATTGGCTCTGAAACTCGCTCGGGCGATGTGATTGTGACTGGTGTGGCGTCGATAAGCGTGCTCGACTAGGCAATTAGGTTTTTTATCCTGCAAGCGGTAAGGTTTCCCCTTGCTGTTGTCGAAATATTCGTTTTCGCCCTCCTCAGCCGACTCAAGTGCGCCCCTAACCTGTTAGTTAGGCGCGGCGCCTTTCGTCTAGTTGCAGGTGGGCGGCTAGGAGAAAGAAAGTTATGTCGGCTATTTGCCAGGTAACGGGACGGAAGCCAAGTTTTGGCAAGACCGTTTCCCACTCGCACCGACGCACGTCTCGCCGTTGGAACCCCAACGTGCAGCGTCGTAAGTTTTTCGTGCCGTCCTTGGGACGCACCATCACCCTGACCGTATCCACCAAGGGCCTGAAGGTCATCGACCGCGACGGCATCGAGTCCGTCGTCGCTCAGATCCGCGCACGTGGGGAGAAGATCTAACCCATGGCACGTAATGACATTCGTCCAATCATCAAGCTGAAGTCTACGGCTGGCACCGGTTACACCTACGTCACCCGTAAGAACAAGCGCAACAACCCGGACCGTATGACCATGAAGAAGTACGATCCGATCGTCCGCAAGCACGTCGAATTCCGCGAGGAGCGATAATCTATGGCTAAGAAGTCTAAGATCGCCAAGAACGAGCAGCGCAAGGAAATCGTCGCCCGCTACGCGGAGCGTCGCGCTGAGCTCAAGGCTATTATCAAGAACCCTAATTCCACTGACGAAGAGCGTCTCGACGCCCAGTTCGAGTTGAACCGTCAGCCACGTGACGCTTCCCCAGCACGCGTTCGCAACCGCGACGCAGCTGATGGCCGTCCACGCGGCTTCCTTCGTAAGTTCGGTCTGTCCCGTGTCCGCATGCGCGAAATGGCTCACCGCGGTGAGCTGCCGGGCGTCCGTAAGTCCAGCTGGTAATAGGGAGATTTGCCTACAATGAAGCGCACTAACATGAAGAAGGCGCGGATCGAGCAGTCCCGCCGCCCAAAGAAGAACCCACTCAAGGCAGCTGGCGTTGAGAAGGTCGACTACAAGGACATCAACACCCTTCGCCTTTTCATCTCCGACCGCCACAAGATCCGCTCTCGTCGCGTCACGGGCTTGACCCCTCAGCAGCAGCGCCAGGTCGCTACCGCTGTGAAGAACGCCCGCGAGATGGCTCTCCTGCCGTTCACCAGCCGTTAAGTCGACTGAGTCAACGCTAAAACGCTCTGCCACTGGTTAGATTCGGTGGCTAATCGATAACACAGCGAGCTTGTGCCGCTGACCATCGTGACACGGCACAACTTTTGAAAGAGGCCCTTGGTTTTTACCGAGGGCCTCTTTTTTGTTTGTTGCTGGAGCCCGTCATCTCACAGACTGGCTATCCCTCGAGATCGAGGCAGCATTGGACATCGGACGCCACTTTGCCGCAACCACAATGCTTTTCAACGAGCATAGAAGTAGTCTCAAACTAGAGTAAAACGAGGTAGCGTCTCCTAGGGCAGTAGGAACAGCAATGAACGTAAAAAGCCGGTGGCTAGTGGCAGGCACCGAGGAATCCAGTCCGTGGGATTGGGCAATTTTGGGGCTTTTGGTCGCCTTGTGGCTGAACTTGATGTTGTTCCCGCCTGCCGACCCGGATCACTTCTCACTTCGCCCTAATTATTGGACGATCCACTCAGAGCCTTTTGCCTGGGTAACAGCTGCGCTTCTTCTTGCGACTTTAGGACTGTCATTCTGGCTCAGCCGAAGAAATGTGAGCTGGGGAATGGCAGTATTCGCAGTGGTTCTTAACTTGCTGGGGCTTCTGACCACGGCCATTGTTTCTGTCCCCACCTACGTGATCCCGGGACTTCATGACATTGGGCTCGATTTAGTCTCGGTGGGCGTCGTTATTGCAGCGCTGCTCTACGGTCCCCGGTATGCGGTCTGCACCACCCTAGCCGTCTCTTTCGTTTTACTTCCCATCGATCCGCCTTCTGCAGCCCTCGCCTCCGGTGTCGGCATCAGCGGGTGGTGTTTCGGCAAGCTGCGTCAAATCGGCGGAATGGACAGCTATCTCAACTCGATGCTGGGCGGTTTGATCGTTGGCCTATTTAGCCTGTTCCACATGGTGGGTGTCTACACGTTCGTCTTCAATCAGGATCAACTCGAAGGCGTCTCCCCTACTGTGCGACTACTCGATCAATTCCGCAGGTATGGCATCGGCATTTTCACAGGCGAAGGCCATTCCTATCTCGTATCGGGCGTTGTTGAAGGGTTGCTCGCCTACTGGATCGCCATCACTTTGCTCTACCGCCGTGTCCACGGCGAACAACCTCCGGAGGTCCAAGAAATCCCCCAAAACTAACAATTCCCGAAAAACGTTGCCTAGATCACATCGCATCCGCTAAATTGGTTAATGACCATTAACTGAAACACCCGCACCCTCGAACGACCTGCGGAAAGGATGCATTGTGAAGATCGTCGTGCTCGTAAAGGAAGTCCCTGACACCTACGGTGAACGCCACCTCAGCCCAGAAACG
It encodes the following:
- a CDS encoding sensor histidine kinase, which translates into the protein MAGRSFRNSVIDPKLFDAFFYITIALYLRVFGYVEDTLGWVLSVSTLAVMIVTWHRWKRAPQSSPVTAVFFTLASTVGFILIGNLLGMAMLWLALTQLIFSVNSRWAWGYLFLLSASTFVLHAVVGGNVIRGVWEATAMALLMACGLNFALLLKGAVQLDEERANAYAKLQHQLEQSQDLAINEERARIASTLHDGLGHKLTAVCMSLDYVAKTMSTRPERALEETRIARDLTSEAIDDMRKVVRAMNPIAIDNNPLTTIRTLADSFSTTSLKVSFESDVEALSEEQALLALRFAQEALTNVVRHSDATEIHMSLRSGSPIEFRIRDNGHVVGDISPGFGLRSLRDRAAELGASLAFDTSSGFTLSLTLPQVEVVA
- a CDS encoding response regulator gives rise to the protein MIRIVLVDDHELLLRGMQLMFEEVPDIEVVGAAHNGNQALAVINSIQPDVVVTDARMPELDGLGLVRSCRDRHPGIQLLVLTTFEDARAVSQLIDAGASGYLLKDVELDKLVEAIKAVADGGLVLDPRVARFARHDELSILTPAESRVARLVALGMNNREIAAKLFLAEGTVKNHVSQLLRKFDVSDRTQLALKLARAM
- the rpmB gene encoding 50S ribosomal protein L28, yielding MSAICQVTGRKPSFGKTVSHSHRRTSRRWNPNVQRRKFFVPSLGRTITLTVSTKGLKVIDRDGIESVVAQIRARGEKI
- the rpmG gene encoding 50S ribosomal protein L33: MARNDIRPIIKLKSTAGTGYTYVTRKNKRNNPDRMTMKKYDPIVRKHVEFREER
- the rpsN gene encoding 30S ribosomal protein S14, with amino-acid sequence MAKKSKIAKNEQRKEIVARYAERRAELKAIIKNPNSTDEERLDAQFELNRQPRDASPARVRNRDAADGRPRGFLRKFGLSRVRMREMAHRGELPGVRKSSW
- the rpsR gene encoding 30S ribosomal protein S18, coding for MKRTNMKKARIEQSRRPKKNPLKAAGVEKVDYKDINTLRLFISDRHKIRSRRVTGLTPQQQRQVATAVKNAREMALLPFTSR